GCCGCGCCGCACCTGTCCGATAGGACAGTTGTGACCACGCCTGCTGATCCCTAACGTTTGCCGCCTGCAAAAGTTGCTGTGGCAAGCACTCAAGGGAGACTTTTATGTCACTGGGCCTGGATCAGATTGAATACCTCAGTACCCTGCGCAACAGGGATTTCATTGCCTCTGACGTCCAGCAACGGCTCGGGCAGAGCAAGATTCTGGTCGCCGGTTGTGGCTCCACCGGCGGCAGCATCATCGAACCGCTGGTGCGTACCGGCGCCCGCCATCTGGTGCTGGCCGAGAACGGCACCTACGAAGTCAGCAATCTCAACCGTCAGTCCATGGGCATTGCTCATGTCGGCCGCAACAAAGCCTCGGTGCACGCAGCACGAGTCCGCTTTATTCACCCGGGCGTGCAGGTCACTGTCCATGACGAAGGCATTCAGGCGCACAACGTTGAACAGCTGGTGCGTGAGACAGACCTGATCGTAGATGGCGTCGATGTCACTACCCGTGACGGTCTGCAGGCCAAATACCTGCTGCATGCCCACGCCAAAGAACAGCGCAAGCTGCTGATCACCGGTTACGACATGGCCGCCGCTCAGCTGATCGTGGTGCATGACTACCGGCAGGACAGCGAGCAGGTCATGAAGGGCCGCCTGACTCCGCTGGATATCGTCTCCCTGCACCCGCTGCAGTGCTGCATCAGACTGATCGGCACCGAACAAATGCCGCTGGAAATCTTTGAGGAGCTGGAACGCCACGCCCGCCATGAGAAGGACTTCATTTCCCAGCTGGCGATGACCGCCAATCTGTTCGGCGTACTGGCCCTCGGTGTGATTCTCAAATCCCTGGCGGAGGAACCGCTGCCGGAGACCGTCTATCTGGACATCTGGGAGCTGCTCGGCAGCCAAAGTGATGAGCACACCCTCAGCCACTACCGCCAGCACTGGGCCAACCGGCACGATCTCCACGTACTCTAGACAGGCAGACAGCGCAATCATGGACAGATTCCAACTGGTGCTGCTGCACCAGCCCAGTTATGGCGAACGCAGCAAGGATGTCAGGGACTATTTCGGCCAACTGCTGGCCCTGCGTATTCAGGGTTACTTCCACGAGCACGGCCACCGCTACATTCCGGTCGATATCTACGATCACTTCGCCTCCCATCTGCTGTTGCTGTGCAATGGCGAGGCCGTGGCCTGTGCCCGTATCGTCGATCACGATGCCTGTGTGCAGCATGAGCTGGCCTTTCCGCCGGTGACGCTGCTCAGCCAGTCCGGCAGCCCTTCCGCCGTAGCAGCCGTGCAGCAGTTTGTGCAGCAGTACAGCCCGCAGGGCGGTGTCGGCTACGACAGTGCCTTTACCCTGTGCCCGGCTATCCGCCAGCAACGTCTGGCGGCGACCGTGGTCAAGGTCATGCACGGCCTGTGGATGCTCTATCACCACAACAGCCAGCCCCGGCGCTTTGTGGTATCCGCCACCCTGCGACTGAAAACCGAGCGGCTGTTCAGCAAGCTGGGCTGTACGCCGGTGTGCTGCGACCCTTACTTCCAGCTGCACAGCATTAACAGCGAGCTGGCCATGATGATGCTGTTCAGCCGCCCTACCGCCCTCGCGCAGGAGTGGATGGCGCACTACCAGACGTTATGGGATGCGCGTATCGAACTCGGTACGCCGTTCAGTGCGGCGGCCATCGTGCCTGCTGCCAGTCTGCCGTGCAGCCACCAGCGTCTCGCGCTGCACGGTTGAGCCTCCGCCAACCGTTTAACCCTTCACCACCGTGGATCACCGACCCGCGTCGGACCACTGACAAGGAAGCCTGCCATGCAGCTGATACAAGGCTATCTCCGCCTGCTGGAGCGCCGTTACAAACTGCTGATTGCCCTGGTGCTGTTGATCACCCTGGGCTTTGCCTATGTGGCCAGCGGTCTGCAGACCAATGCCACCCCCTACTTTCTCGACCAGAGCCACCCCAGCCGTCAGGCCGATCAGTTTCTGAAAAGCCACTTCAGCGGCAGCGGCGAGAACCTGATGATCGCCACCCGTACCGAGCAGGCGAGCATCTACAACGCCGACAGTCTGGAAGACCTGCATAAACTGACCCTGGCGCTGGAGCAGCTGACCCTGACCAACACCACCGATGTCAGCCGCCTGCAGCAGCTGGTGCAGCGCCTGCCCGCCCATGACCGCAGCGGTCTGGAGTTTGCCAGCCCGCTACAGCCACGGCAGATCGATCAGATCCGCACCCTGCAGCAGCGTTTGCAGCAAGCGGGCATACTGGACAAGGCTGACCAGCGCTGGCTGCAGGAAATGCAGACCCGTATTCACCCGGTCACCAAAGTGCGCTCGCTGGTTCGCATTGAAAGCATCACCGCCAATGGCGATGAGCTGGATATCCATCCGCTGATGTTCCGTGTCCCCGCCGACGAGGCCGGGCGCAGCAAACTGGCTGCTGAAGCTCAGGCCAACGGCCTGCTGCGGGATGTGATGATTTCCCGCTCGCCACAGGCGGTGAATACGCTGGTGGAGCTGTCGATTCCGCAGGACGATGCTCCGGCCATGCGCCGTATGTACGATGCCACGGCGGCCCTGATCGAGCAGCTGCAGCTGCGTGATCACTACGCCATCGGCGGACCACCGGCCATCTTCGCCCAGACTTCCGCCACCATGGAGCAGGACAGCAATCGCTTCTTTCCGCTGATTCTGCTGGTGGTGATGGTGGTACTGGGGCTGCTGTTCCGCTCGCCACGCAGCGTATTGATCCCCATTGGCGTGGCCTTCCTCAGTGTGATCTGGACACTGGGCAGCATGGTGCTGCTGGGTTTCCAGCAGAATATCGTCAGCACCATGCTGCCGGTGTTCCTGATTGCCATTGGCGTCTCCGACAGCGTGCACTTTATTGCGGCTTATCGTCACAGAGGAGGGAGCACCGCCGATGCCAGCCTTGACCGCCAGAGCCTCAAGACTCAGCGACTGGGCAAGGTGCTGAACCACCTGACCGTGCCCATGCTGCTGACCAGCCTGACCACCATTGGCGGCTTTCTGTCACTGTGCTGGACACCTATTCACTTTATCGCCCAGTTCGGTGCCTTCGTCGCCCTCGGTGTGGCCTACGCCTTTATCATCACCCTGACCCTGCTCCCCGGCCTGTATCTGTGGCTGCCTGCGGCCCGACAGACTGAACAGGCCCGCCCTTCCGCACTGATGCAACGGCTGATCGGCCTGACTCAGCAACTGGTCACCCGCCATACCCGCGCCCTCAGCATCGGTGTGATCGCCGTGCTGATCCTCTGCGGTCTGGGCATCCAGCGTTTGCAGATCGATAACGAGATGATCGGCTATTTTTCCTCCCACAGCCGGGTCTATCAGGACAACAGCGAATTCAAACGTGACTTCGGTGGTGCCGCCACCCTGGAGTTCGTGTTACGTGCGCCGCATCCCGGCTACTTCAAGCAGAGCCAGCATGTGGCAGGGCTGGAACAGGTGCAGCAGCAACTGCTGAACCATCCAAAGGTCGGTGCGGTCTATGCGTTGCCCAACTTCATGAAGCTGATGAACAAGGCAATGCATGGTGATGATCCGCAGCAATATCACCTGCCCGCCGCCAGCAATGATCTCTACGCTCAGTACCTGTTCCTTTATGAGAACAGCAACGGCAACGAGATTTTCAACGTGGTGGACAGCAGCTATCAGCTGGCACGCATCATCGTCTTCGTCAAAACCGACCAGACCTCGGCCATGGCCGATATCGTCCAGCGCATCACGCCGGTGATTCACCAGCAACTGCCTGAGGTGGAGATTATTCCGGCAGGCTTTGGTGAAGTGCTGATCGCCACCCGCGATGAGATCATCTATACCCAGATCACCAGTCTGCTGCTGTCGTTTGCGGTGGTGACGGCGCTATTGCTGGCCCTGTTCCGCTCCCTGCGCTATGCCCTGATCGGTGTGATTCCGCTGGTCGGCGTCGTCGCGGGCAACTTTGCCCTGCTCGGCTGGAGCGGGCAGTATCTGGATGTCGGTACCGCCATCGTGGCGCCCATCGCCATCGGTATCGGCGTCGACTATGCCATCTACTTCCTCAACCACTGCCGCCAGCACCCCGGCAGCAACCGCGAAGCCGTGGCCGACGCCATCCGCCAGCAGTTCGCCCCCATTCTGTTCAATACTCTGGTGCTGGGCTGCGGCTTTCTGGTGCTGACCTTCTCCAGCCATCAGGCACTGATCAATCTGGGCTGGCTGGTCAGCTCCACCATGCTGCTGTCGGCCCTGTTCACCTTTCTGGTACTGCCGCTGTGTGTGTTGTTTGGCCGCAAGCCACCGGCGCCGCAGGTCGCTGACCTGCCCGGTGTTATCCCACTGCGCATCAATGGTTATCCGAGCGAACTGCCGGAATGAGCCGCCCTTCCCGGTTGCCACAGCAGCCGGGGACTGCCCTCTCCCTGAGACAAGGAATGCCCATGTTGTTTTCTTTTTTAGCTTCACCTGCACACCGCCTTACCGCCCGCTACGCCCGGCTGGGCTCACTGCTGCTGACAGGCCTGCTGTCCGCG
This Pokkaliibacter sp. MBI-7 DNA region includes the following protein-coding sequences:
- a CDS encoding MMPL family transporter, producing MQLIQGYLRLLERRYKLLIALVLLITLGFAYVASGLQTNATPYFLDQSHPSRQADQFLKSHFSGSGENLMIATRTEQASIYNADSLEDLHKLTLALEQLTLTNTTDVSRLQQLVQRLPAHDRSGLEFASPLQPRQIDQIRTLQQRLQQAGILDKADQRWLQEMQTRIHPVTKVRSLVRIESITANGDELDIHPLMFRVPADEAGRSKLAAEAQANGLLRDVMISRSPQAVNTLVELSIPQDDAPAMRRMYDATAALIEQLQLRDHYAIGGPPAIFAQTSATMEQDSNRFFPLILLVVMVVLGLLFRSPRSVLIPIGVAFLSVIWTLGSMVLLGFQQNIVSTMLPVFLIAIGVSDSVHFIAAYRHRGGSTADASLDRQSLKTQRLGKVLNHLTVPMLLTSLTTIGGFLSLCWTPIHFIAQFGAFVALGVAYAFIITLTLLPGLYLWLPAARQTEQARPSALMQRLIGLTQQLVTRHTRALSIGVIAVLILCGLGIQRLQIDNEMIGYFSSHSRVYQDNSEFKRDFGGAATLEFVLRAPHPGYFKQSQHVAGLEQVQQQLLNHPKVGAVYALPNFMKLMNKAMHGDDPQQYHLPAASNDLYAQYLFLYENSNGNEIFNVVDSSYQLARIIVFVKTDQTSAMADIVQRITPVIHQQLPEVEIIPAGFGEVLIATRDEIIYTQITSLLLSFAVVTALLLALFRSLRYALIGVIPLVGVVAGNFALLGWSGQYLDVGTAIVAPIAIGIGVDYAIYFLNHCRQHPGSNREAVADAIRQQFAPILFNTLVLGCGFLVLTFSSHQALINLGWLVSSTMLLSALFTFLVLPLCVLFGRKPPAPQVADLPGVIPLRINGYPSELPE
- a CDS encoding ThiF family adenylyltransferase, whose protein sequence is MSLGLDQIEYLSTLRNRDFIASDVQQRLGQSKILVAGCGSTGGSIIEPLVRTGARHLVLAENGTYEVSNLNRQSMGIAHVGRNKASVHAARVRFIHPGVQVTVHDEGIQAHNVEQLVRETDLIVDGVDVTTRDGLQAKYLLHAHAKEQRKLLITGYDMAAAQLIVVHDYRQDSEQVMKGRLTPLDIVSLHPLQCCIRLIGTEQMPLEIFEELERHARHEKDFISQLAMTANLFGVLALGVILKSLAEEPLPETVYLDIWELLGSQSDEHTLSHYRQHWANRHDLHVL